A segment of the Sanyastnella coralliicola genome:
CGAGACCTTCAAACAAAACTAGAAGGAGAGGGGGTAAGCTTCACTACCAAGATTGATGCGGGTCCAGAAGGGCCTGCGAGTTTTATTCTCTTGGATCCGGATGGGAATCCGGTGCTTGTAGATCAACACAGATGATTTGAATCGAAAAACGATAATCAATAATCTATAACTGATTTACTAGATGGAGACGTTTCCAATAGTCATTAGTCATTAGTTATTGGTCATTAGTCGTTGGTTAACGGTTATCGTTTTTCGATTATAGATTCAGCGGCAAAGCCGCACAAAAAAAGGCCGATCTCGAAAGACCGGCCTCCCTGTTACCATTTACGAAACGGTTATTGTTTCAACAGGGCCACACGATACGTTTGGTCACCATTGGTTAGGTGTAGATGGTATGCTCCGGTAGCTAGTTGGGAAACGTCAACCTGCTGATTCCCGCTGCCGCTCATCTGCGTCGTCAAGACGATCTGACCTTGCGTATTGTAGATAGTTAGCTGTGCGTTTTGCACTGCTTCTGGAAGTTCGATAGTCACTGCTTCGTTGACCGGGTTTGGCCAAGCGTTGAGTGCGTTTACGCGTACCTCGTAAACTCCTACAGGCTGGCGATCGATGGTTACGAAGTTCTCTGAGATTTGGAAACAATCTCCAGTTGATGTGATGTCTGCGATGTTGTTCTCTACTTCTGCTTCAAGCGTTCCGTAGTAAGAGAATCCGTATACGTAGCAGATACCTGCTGGTGCTCCTTCGAAGTCAGCTGTGTTGCCGTCTAGGATGTCGATGATTTCTCCAGAAGGATCAGTAACGATGAATACGAAGTTTTCACCTTCCGATTCCGCGCTAGCGAATTCAAATTCATCAGCATCACCATCACCAACAATCACGGTAACCATAGTTTCACCATCTGAAGTACTTACCGTACCTCCTGCGATTCCATTACGGATCACCGTTACTGGGTTAGAAAGTGAGTAACAACCGTCAAGGTCATTCGCGTTCATACCAACTTCAGCTCCTGTGAGTCCATCTTCGAAGCTCAAGTGCCAGATGAGGCAAGTACCAGGACCAGCTCCGTCAAGATCGAATGGACCACCCGCAGGAAGTGCAAGGATATTGCCTTCGTCGTCAGTGATCACCCACTGAGAGTTTTGTCCTTCGTTACCTTCGAGTGTTACGTCGATTGGATCAGCGATTCCGTCACCAGCACAGATTTCGAAAGTGTTGTCTTCATTGTCTGTAGTCAATACACCACCGTTCACTCCGTTTCGGATGACAGTTACTGGGTTAGAAAGCGCGTGACAACCTTCGAGGTCATTTGCATTCATACCAACTTCAGCACCAATCAGTCCATCTTCGAAGCTCAAGTGCCAGATGAGGCAAGTACCGCCACCAGCGCCTTCAAGATCGAATGGAGGTCCTGCAGGAAGCGCAAGGATATTTGCAGCGTCATCAGTGATGACCCATGCAGAGTTCGTTCCGATAGCACCAGAAAGTGTTACATCGATTGGATCAGCTACGCCGTCACCGGCACAGATCTCAAATGTGTTGTCTTCATTTTCAGTAGTCAACGTACCACCGTCAACAATACAATCACAATCTTCTCCAACTAAACGTGTTACAGTGATTGGGTTAGAAAGAGAGTAACAACCTTCAAGGTCATTCGCGTTCATTCCAACTTCTGCACCTTCAAGTCCGTCTTCAAAGCTCAAGTGCCAGATCAGGCAGATTCCTTCTCCTGCTCCGTCCAAATCAAACGGTCCACCTTCAGGAAGACCAAGGATGTTTCCAAGATCGTCAGTGATTACCCATGCAGAATTCGATCCTTCAGCACCTTCCAACGTTACGTTGATTGGGTCTGGGTTGTCATCCAATGCACAGATTGTTGTTGGGTCTTCTGTAGAGATAGTTCCTCCAGCTACACCGTTACGGATGACCGTTACAGGGTTCGATAGAGAGTAGCATCCTTCAAGGTCGTTTGCGTTCATTCCAACTTCTGCACCTTCGAGTCCATCTTCGAAGCTCAAGTGCCAGATGAGGCAAGTACCGCCACCAGCTCCTTCGAGATCGAATGGACCAGCTCCTTCAGGAAGCGCGAGAATGTTACCGAGGTCATCAGTAATAACGTACTGAGAGTTTTGTCCTTCAGCACCTTCAAGCGTTACATCGATTGGATCAGCTACACCGTCGCCAGCGCAGATTTCGAAGGTGTTATCGTCATTGATAGTAGAGAGGGTACCACCAGCAACACCATTACGTGTTACCGTGATCGCGTTAGAAAGAGAGTAACAACCTTCGAGGTCATTCGCGTTCATTCCAACTTCAGCTCCTACGAGTCCGTCTTCAAAGCTCAAGTGCCAGATTAGACAAACACCACCTCCAGCGCCTTCAAGGTTGAAAGGACTACCTGCAGGAAGCGCAAGGATGTTTCCTTGATCATCAGTGATTACCCATGCAGAGTTTGACCCTGACGCTCCTTCCAATGTCACATTGATCGGATCAGCTACACCGTCACCAGCGCAGATCTCTGTTGGATCTTCTGTAGAGATTGTTCCTCCTTCAGCTTCACAGTCACACTGGTCACCTACAAGGCGTGTTACGGTGATCGGGTTAGAAAGAGAGTAACAACCTTCAAGGTCATTCGCGTTCATTCCAACTTCAGCGCCTTCAAGTCCATCTTCGAAGCTCAAGTGCCAGATCAAACAAACACCTTCACCAGCGCCATCAAAGTCGAAAGGACCGTTCGCCGGAAGATCAAGGATATTTCCGAGATCGTCAGTGATTACCCATGCGAAGTTGCTTCCTTCAGCACCTTCTAGGGTTACGTTAATTGGATCTGCTTCTCCATCAAGGGCACAGATTGTTGTCTCGTCTTCTGTGGAGATGGTTCCACCAGCAACACCGTTACGGATTACCGTTACAGGGTTAGAAAGAGAGTAACAACCTTCAAGATCGTTTGCGTTCATTCCAACTTCTGCACCTTCGAGTCCGTCTTCAAAGCTCAAGTGCCAGATGAGGCAAGTACCGCCACCAGCACCTTCGAGGTCAAATGGACCAGCTCCTTCAGGAAGTGCAAGGATGTTCCCGAGATCATCAGTAATAACGTACTGAGAGTTTTGTCCTTCAGCACCTTCAAGCGTTACTTCGATTGGATCAGCTACACCGTCACCAGCGCAGATTTCGAATGTGTTGTCATCATTGATTGTAGAAAGAGTACCACCAGCAACACCATTACGTGTCACTGTGATTGCGTTTGATAGAGAGAAACATCCTTCGAGGTCATTCGCATTCATTCCCACTTCAGCTCCAATGAGTCCGTCTTCAAAGCTCAAGTGCCAGATCAGACAAACACCACCGCCAGCGCCTTCAAGGTCGAATGGACTACCTTCAGGTAGTGCTAGGATATTCGCTTGATCATCTGTGATTACCCATGCAGAGTTCGAACCAGAAGCGCCTTCCAATGTCACATTAATCGGATCAGCTTCACCATCGCCAGCGCAAATCTCTGTTGGATCATCCGTAGAGATTGTTCCACCTTCAGCGTCACATCCACCGAGATTCTCAGCTCCGAAAGTGTCATCACCAAGGAACCAATCGCCTGAAGTGTCGCCTTCACCGTCCCACTGCACAGATTCTCCAGCATTAACCGTTGGGATAAAGTCTCCCATCGACCAGATTGCAGCACCGATAGCAACGTTTGCGCGCACGTGGCCTGAGCTTCCCCATTCTACGTAGTCAATGATTGCACCGGAGTTAGAGTATTGAGGGAGGATGTAAAGTCCGAGTTCGTCATCTGAATCACCCATCTCGTGACCCGAGACAACGAGGATCTCTCCTGGACCTAGGTTGAGGTCTCCAGAGACGATTGTCATGTCTTCAATTTCAGTGTAGATTGGGAAAGAGCAGAGGAAGTAGTTACCTACAGGCACTTCCATCATTCCCAGGTTTTTGATTTCCACCTGGTCCAAGTCAGGTTGGAATTCGTTGATAACGATCTGTGCATTTGCACCGATAGCAAACAGCATTAAGATCGCTGAGAGTAAAGTTCTGATTCGCATAATTTAGAATTGATGCTGCAAGATTCAATTCAATTATCACGAAAAGTTCTCAGCCCTTTCAACATTCTAAAATGTTGATCCTTGGTTTGGACGCAACCTTTGGAAACCTAAATAGGCAATGAGGAGGTATGAAGTACAGCCAGCCTACTGTCCGTTGAAGGAATCTGTGGTAAGAACACCGATCACTCGATCATAACCAGCGGGGTCAGAGTAATAGGCGAGGATGGTATACTCGTTTTCTGTCATCTGGTGATTCCCCTCAATAAATGCTTGGGTTCCGTTCGGATGATCGGCTGAAACGATGCTGTACATGTAATTATAATAACCTTGTTTGAGGTAGAGGGTACATTCGTAGCGCTTCTTTCTCGGGTTCCATGTCATCCTATTTTCTTCGAAGTGATCCCACTGATTGAATCCGCCGATGATATAGACCTCTTGTTGGTAGAGTTGCTCATCGAAAGGGAGGTAGAAGTGCGTATAAATATACTGTGATTCAAGATGGTCATCGAAGTCGTCGTTGCGAATGAGGAATTCGCCATTGATATCACGATCTGTTCGATAGACTTCATACGTGCGTCTTAAATCAGGCTGGAGGTAATAGTGCCATTCACCTTTGATTTCACGAATACTGTCAGTGCCCACGGCAGCATACCTCAGGCTTTTGGAATCAAACCATCTGAATTCATTCAGTCCGTCGAAGTTGTTCTCCTCATCAAAGTCATAGACGAGTTCAGTGCCCTTCATAAAGACTGGCTTGAGGCCTGTGATGGCGTTGTCCCATCGATGGTTTTGTAGAATAGCAACTTCAAGGTCGCTGTAAGGGTCATATAACTTGTACTCGGCCTCGATGAGGTCAAAATCTACTTCTTGGCGGTAACGTCTGTCTGCTACGATGGTTGATGCTTTGACCTGCGGTCGGAAACGGGAAAGTTGTTCAGTGACAACGATCCTTCTTGTGAACACAGGTTCTTCTTCATAGCCTTCCTCATATACTTTTAGGATGTAGTTCCCACTGAGCATGGGCTTGCTCATGTCATTAGGCCAATTGATAGCGTAGTTTGTGTAGTTCTGTACTGTATTGAAGCTTTGTTCGATGTCGTTGATCATGAGCTCTTGAAACCCTTGAATGTATTCTGATGCGAGCAGGTCACTATCGTTCCACTCATAATCACAATGGGTGACGCTGATCCAATAATCTTTAAAGCCTCCATGTAGATCATCAAAGCGCAATTCCAGCTGGGCTGGGGAATTCAGATCAATGATAGGAGCGAGGAGAGGGTTGTCAACCGGGTGAAGCAGTACAGTTCTGATGTACGGTTCATAGATCCGGTCAATATTGCGGTAGTCATGAAAGTATTCAGAATCGGTTTCAGTGACAATTGGGGCCGTATGACTGACAGACGAGTCTGAAACTGTGCATGAGATGCTAACAACGAGTGTTGAAATCGTCAGTAAAATGTGGCTGAAAGACAAGTTATTCAAGCTCCTGAGGGTTTATTTGGAATGATTCTAAATTGGGTCTATTTGAAACGTACAAATAACAATGACGTTCACAAAGTGTTAATTTTGCGCACCAAAATAACGCATACTTCCCTAAAATGGCGAAAGCGATTCGTATACGTAAGGGTAGTGATATCAGACTCGTAGGAGTAGCTGATAAAACCCTTGAAAATCCTGCACGGACTGACCTATATGCGGTCAAGCCGACTGACTTCCACGGTCTTACACCGAAACTCGTTGCGCGAGAAGGTGACCGCGTGAAAGCAGGTGATGTCCTCTTTTTTGATAAGTACAATGACTCGATCAAGTACAACGCTCCCGTTAGTGGAACTGTTGACGAGGTCGTACGTGGTGAAAAACGCCGCATTCTAGAAGTACGTATCAAAGCTGATGCCCAAAATGAATTTAAAGACTTCGGAGCAAAGTCTGCGAGCTCAATGAGCGCTGCTGATCTTCGTGCTCACTTGTTGGAAGGAGGCTGCTGGCCGCTTATCCAACAGCGTCCGTTCGCTATTGTTGCGAATCCGGAGAGCACACCAAAGTCGATCTTCATTGCTGGTTTCGACAGTTCACCACTAGCACCTGACGGTGACTTCGTGATGGAAGGAGAAGCTGACAACTTCAAAGAAGGTCTGGCTGCTTTGAAAGTTCTTGCTGATGGAAAACCAGTTCACCTGGGTGTTCGTCCTGACAGCAAAGCCTTCAACGGCGTTGATGCACAGGTTCACCAAGTGAGTGGTCCACACCCAGCTGGAAACCCAGGGGTTCAGATCCATCACATTGATCCGATTAACAAAGGTGAAGTCGTTTGGACGATTGCAGCGCAGGATGTAGCGAACATCGGAAGATTCCTTCGCACTGGTAAGTTTGATATGCAGCGTGTTGTTGCATTGACTGGTGCTCAAGTGAATCAACCGAAGTACTACCGAGTTACTGTAGGAGCCAACGTCTCATCTATGCTTAACGGCCAAATCAAGGATGATAATACTCGTGTCATCAGCGGAAACGTTTTGACAGGTGATCACATCACTACCGATGGCTTCCTTGGTTACTACCATCACCAGATCACGGCTATTCCTGAAGGGAAGGAGCCAAAGTTCTTGTTGACTGATGGTTGGTTGAGCCCAGGATTGAAGAAGTTCTCTCTTTCACACGCTTACCCAACGTGGTTGATGCCAAAGAGCAAACGATTCAACTTGGATACCAATTCAAATGGTGAAGATCGCGCCTTCGTTGTTACCGGACAGTACGAGAAGGTATTCCCATTTGACATCTATCCAGTTCAATTGGTGAAGTCGATCATCGTCAACGATATCGATTCGATGGAAAAACTAGGGATCTACGAAGTAGCTCCCGAGGATTTCGCGCTTTGTGAATACGCTTGTACCTCAAAAATTGAAGTTCAAGACATTGTTCGCGAAGGGTTGGATACCATCATGAAAGAATTTAGTTAAGCATAGAAAATCGTCATACCGTGAAAGCACTTCATAATTTTCTAGAGAAGAAGGTAAAGCCGAATTTCGTTGAAGGAGGGAAGCTCTCGCGCTTCTGGGTGGTTTATGATTCACTCGAAACCTTCGCATTCACGCCAGGTCACGTTACTAAGAAAGGAGCTCACATCCGTGATAGCATCGACCTGAAGCGTACCATGTTCTTGGTGATCGTTGCCATGGTTCCAGCACTGTTGTTTGGAATGTGGAATGTTGGTCACCAATACTACCTATCAATTGGAGAAATCACTACAGCTGACCCATACAGCGCAATGCTGTGGGAGAAATTCCAAGTAGGACTGGTGAAAACACTACCGTTGATCGTTGTATCATACGGTGTCGGACTCGGAATCGAGTTCATATTTGCAGGACTTAGAAAGCACTCAATCAATGAAGGTTTCCTTGTATCAGGGATGCTTATTCCATTAATTATGCCAGTGGATGTACCATTATGGATGGTAGCGGTTGCTACTGCCTTCGCGGTAATCATTGGTAAAGAGGTGTTTGGTGGTACTGGAATGAACATCTTGAACGTCGCACTTACGGCGCGTGCATTCTTGTTCTTTGCTTACCCGAAACAAATGTCAGGTGAGATTTGGATCCACGACGTAGCGGCTTCTGCAACTAACGGAATGTTGGCTGACGGTTACACAGGTGCGACAGCGCTTGGTCACCTAGCGAACACTGTTGGTAAGCCAGTCGATGGCGAAGTCGCAGGAAGTGTCATGGGTATGTTCGGAGACGCGGGCATGTACTCGTTCATGGATTCATTCCTAGGATTGATTCCTGGATGTATCGGTGAAACAAGTGCACTTGCCATCCTTATCGGAGCTGGAATCTTGATCTGGACAGGTATTGGTAGCTGGAGAATCATGTTGAGCTTCCTTATCGGAGGTTTGGCCATGGGAGCCATCTTCAATGCATTCGGAGCGAACGCTTACATGACGCTACCAGCAGTTCACCAAATCGTCATTGGTGGATTCATGTTCGGTATGGTCTTCATGGCAACTGACCCGGTAACAGCGGCACAAACGAACACAGGTAAACTCATCTACGGATTCTTTGGAGGTTTCTTCTCGATTATGATCCGTGTATTCAACCCTGCTTATCCAGAAGGGGTGATGATGGCTATCCTGTTTATGAACGTAATGGCTCCTATGATTGACCACTACGTAATTCAAGCGAACATCAAACGTCGAATGAAACGAACTGCACTCGCTACGGCGGCTGCGTAATACCTAAAGCAATGGCAGTAAATAAAAATAGCAACGGGTATACATTCTTCTTTGCGATCGCCATGGTAGTGGTGGTTGGAGCGATCTTGGCGATTACTTCGGTGTCACTCAAAGAGCGTCAGCAACAGAATGATGCAGATAAGAAGCGTATGGACATCCTGGGTGCAATCAAGGTAGAATCAACGCGTCAAAATGCGGCAGACTTGTTCTCACAGTTCGTGGTAGAACGCATTTCTGTTGATTACTCTGGAAACTTGGTGGAGCAGGCATCAGGGAAGATTGACCCGAATGACAAACAAGATCCATTCAATATTGACGTAAAGAAAGATTACAGGTCTTCGATCAAGGGAATCGTAAAAACTTCAGGAAAAAATCCGGAAGAACTTGAGAATAGACTTGCTAACGCAGATGTAAACTACCCAGTTTTCAAGTGTGTTAAAAATGACACTACGCTCTACGTATGCCCAATGGTCGGAACTGGTCTTTGGGGTCCAATTTGGGGTTATGTTGCTCTTGAAGAAGATTTTCAAACAATCTACGGAGCTAAGTTTGATCACAAAACAGAAACTCCAGGTCTTGGGGCTGAAATAAAGGAGGACTTCTTCACGGTAAAATTTGAAGGGAAAGAATTGAACCTTGAAGATCCGAAGACAATGTTCTCTGTCCTGAAAGGGGGAGCAGTTACGAACGAACACAGTGTAGACGGAATCACGGGAGGTACCATCACTTCGAAAGGGGTGGATGAAATGCTTAACCGTACACTTCCGGTTTACGTGAAATACTTTACTAACGCTAACGATCAACGCGCAGAACGATGAGCACTGAAGTAAAAGAAGTAGAAAAAGCGGTTGAGAAGAAGTCTGAGCCACTATTCTCGAAAAAGAATAGGAAGCTGCTTTCAGACCCTCTGAATGATTCCAACCCAATTACTGTTCAGGTACTAGGTATCTGCTCAGCACTCGCGATTACAGTACAGCTTCAACAGGCTGTGATTATGTCACTCTCAGTATTGTTCGTAATGATTGGAGGTAACGTAATCGTATCGTTGCTTCGTAACGCGATTCCTGATCGAATCCGAATCATCGTGCAGCTTGTTGTTATTGCAGCACTTGTAATTATCGTAAATGAAGTTCTGAAAGCCTTCCTACCAGACATCTCTGAGAAGCTGTCGGTATTCGTAGGTCTTATCATCACGAACTGCATCATCATGGGACGTCTAGAGGCATTTGCTCTAGGTAACAAGCCAGGACCATCATTCCTTGATGCGATTGGTAACGCCATGGGTTACGCTTGGATTCTTTTGGCCGTATCTATCGTGCGTGAGATCTTCGGTTCCGGAGCGATTTCATTCCCAGGGATGGGTCAGGTGAAATTCTTTGACCCAGATTGGTCAGGATGGATGGCTAATGGAGGATTCTATGAAAACAACAACTTGATGATCCTTCCTCCAATGGCCCTTGTGGTTGTGGGTGTGATCATCTGGATCCAGCGTGCACGTAACACTAAATTGATCGAAGAAAACTAAGAACAGCCATGGAATACTTTAGCATATTCGTAAAAGGTATCTTTATTGAGAACATGATCTTCGCCTACTTCTTGGGGATGTGTTCTTATCTAGCGGTATCAAAGACAGTTAAGACGGCGGTTGGTCTTGGTTTCGCCGTGATCTTCGTACTCGGAATCACTGTACCGATCAACTACCTACTAGAAAACTACGTACTGGCAGAAGGGGCCCTCACCTGGATCTCTCCTGAGTACGCAACAGTAGACCTCAGCTTCCTCAGCTTTATCATGTTCATCGCCGTAATTGCGTCGATGGTACAGTTGGTTGAGATGATCGTTGAGAAGTTCGCTCCAGCACTTTACGGAGCACTTGGAATCTTCCTACCACTTATCGCAGTAAACTGTTCGATCCTTGGTGGTGCACTCTTCATGCAAGAGCGCCAGTACCCATCGATCGGGGAGGCAACTGTATTCGGACTTGGTTCTGGAGTTGGATGGTGGCTAGCGATTGTTGCGATTGCAGCCATCCGTGAGAAGATCCGCTACTCTCATGTACCTGCTCCGCTTCGCGGACTAGGAATTACATTCATCATTACTGGTTTGATGGGAATGGCGTTCATGAGCTTTATGGGAATTGAAATTTAATCGTTGAAGAAAGTATAGATCATGACAACAACAGTCATTCTAACCATTGTATTCTTCCTAGCAGTAATCCTGCTACTTGTATCATTGCTTCTTTTCGCAAAGGCGAAGCTTTCGCCAAGCGGTAAGATCAAGATCGAGATCAACGGAGAAAAAACGATCGAGGTAGACGGAGGTGGATCACTTCTTACAACCCTCGGTAATGCGGGAATCTTCCTACCATCAGCATGTGGTGGAGGTGGTACTTGTGTTCAGTGTACTTGTCAAGTGCACGAAGGTGGAGGTGCTATCCTTCCTACAGAAGAACCACACTTCTCACGTAAAGAGATCGCTTCGGATTGGCGTCTCGGTTGCCAGGTGAAGGTGAAGGAAGATATGAAGATCCAAATCCCTGAAGAGGTATTTGGTATCAAGAAGTGGGAGTGTGAAGTAGTTTCAAACTACAACGTAGCTTCATTCATTAAGGAGTTTGTTGTTCGCCTTCCTGAAGGTGAATCACTCGACTTTGAAGCTGGTGGTTACATCCAGATTGATGTACCGAAAATCACAGTGAACTTCAAAGACATCGACATCACAGCTCACCCTGAGCAGCACGGAAACCCTGAAGAGTTCCGCACGGAGTGGGATAAGTTCGGCCTATGGGACTTGAAGATGGTTAACGACGAAGACATCGTACGTGCCTACTCGATGGCTAACCACCCAGCTGAAGGAAACATCGTCATGTTGAACATTCGTGTAGCAACTCCACCTTGGGATCGCGCACGTAACGCATGGATGCAAGTGAATCCAGGTGTTTGTTCTTCATACGTGTTCGGATGTAAGCCAGGAGATAAAGTAACAGTTTCAGGTCCTTACGGAGAATTCTTCATCAAGGAAACTGACGCTGAGATGGTATACATCGGGGGTGGTGCAGGTATGGCGCCAATGCGTTCACACCTTTTCCACTTGTTCCACACGTTGAAGACTGGACGTAAAGTGACATTCTACTACGGTGGTCGTTCACGTCGTGAGCTTTTCTACATCGAAGACTTCCGCAAGATCGAACGTGAGTTCCCGAACTTTAAGTTCCACCTTGTATTGTCTGAGCCACTTCCAGAAGATAACTGGAATGAGAAGAAGAGCGTTGACGATGAAGGAGACGGGTTCTTAGGTTTCGTTCACAATGCGGTGATCGAGCACCACTTGAAAGATCACGATGCTCCTGAAGATATTGAATTCTACTTCTGTGGTCCTCCATTGATGAACCAGGCTGTCCTCAAAATGTGCGACGACTGGGGAGTTCCACCAGAAAATGTTTCCTTTGATGACTTCGGAGGATAAAAAACTTCAAAAGGCGCCTTTACGGCGCCTTTTTCATTTCTCATCTTTGCAGACATGAAGAGAGTCGTATTCATTTTCATCGCAGCTGTTGTTCTTGCTGCCTGTGGTACATCAGAACCACCGGTTCAGGAAACACCACCCTCGACCTTCCAGAACATGGTCATTACTGGCGAGGCGCAAGGAACCACTTATACCATCCGATATATTGAGGATACGGTCGACTACAAAACGCAAGTGGATTCAATCCTGTTGCGCATTGACCAGGACCTCTCGACTTGGGTTCCAAGTTCTTTGATCAATCAGATCAATGCCTTTGATCGCACTGATACCGTATTTGCGTTCTATGATAGCACGAAGTACTTCTCAGTGATGTTTGATGTATCTCGTGAGATTTGGAACAAAACAGACGGCGCTTTTGATCCCACGGTATATCCCTTGGTTGACCTTTGGGGATTCGGATTAAGCAATAGAGGAGACGTCAATGATGAGGCTGTCATGGAGGCACAGTCGAAAGTCGGAATGATGGAGGCCAATATTGATATGATCGAATTGGAGGAGAACTACCTCTACCAGACGACTTGGATTCGAAAAGGACAAGAAGGCGTGCGCCTTGACTTCAATGCGATTGCCCAAGGGTTTAGTGTTGACTTGATCACGGAGTTCTTGGAAGAGCAAGGAGTGAATAATTATATGGTGGAGCTCGGAGGTGAAGTGAGCTGCAAAGGAGTGAATGCAGAGGGGAATGCTTGGCGCATTGCTATTGATAAGCCTAAGGATGACGGAGAACGAGAGTTCCAAGCGATTGTGAATGTTCGAAACAAAGCAGTTGCGACTAGCGGGAACTACCGCAAATTCTACGAAGTGGATGGCGTGCGTTATTCCCACACGATTGACCCTCGCACTGGTTATCCGGTAACACATAGTCTGCTTTCGGCTACGGTTATGGCTTCTGACTGCGCAACCGCGGATGCTTATGCCACATCTTTCATGGTGATGGGGAAGGATGACGCCATCGCATTTATTGAAGATGGTATGGTCTCCGGACTAGAAGTTTACCTGATCTACGATGAAGGTGGAGTGTATAAGACGTGGATGACTGCAGGTATGAACGAAGTCATTGAAGAATTGAATGATTTGTGATCTCTAAGCAGAGCTTACTGCTTATCTTTGCACTATGAGTACAGTATTATTAGCTATCGGATTGTTGGCCTTGGCTTTCGCAGGCATCGCCATCAAGATCCTTGTTAAGAAAGACGGAGAGTTTGCCGGTACTTGTGCCAGCAATAATCCATACCTCAAAGAAGAGGGTGGTACATGTTCTGTTTGTGGTGCTCGTCCACAGGAGCAGTGCCAGCGTGAGTCTGTAGAGGGATAATTAGAAGATCCTATATCCGATCCCAAATTCTGGGTAATCGGCTTTTGCCCAATGAGTTTTGAGCCCAATCATGCATTGCCAATCTTCGGTGATGTCGTAACGCAATGAGAAGCGGTGATAGAATGTGCCGTTTCCTTTGTAGCGCGTAAAAGTGTAAGCGCCCATCATCAAATCGAATCTTAATCTTCCGAAGTGCTGGTTGTAACTAAGTGCTACGCCATGTTGCACCATGTCGAGCACATCAGACTGACCTTCTTCACCGAGTAGCTGAGCGGCAGCCATGTTGTAAAAGAGATCACTCCGAATACTCCAACCCCGTTTCCAACTCGGTCTGAATTCATAGGCATAGCTGAAGGTATGCACTGAAAATTTTGGTCCGCCCGGAGGTAGATTCTCTTTGACACCAGTTAAAAGCATCGCATAATGTGCCCTGCCTCTTGGTAGTACTGAAGTCCAAATGCCTTCTGGTAAGGGTACAATAGGATTAATGTGGTATACCGCCTGCAGGCCAACAGTCAAGTTGTTAATGCCAAGATTGGGTAAGGTGTAAGCACCATTAGACAAGTGTGTCATTCTCAGGCTAGCGCCGATATGCCAGTGATCTGATAGGTAGTAATCGGATTGAACTCCCAAGATCACGCTTGCATTTAGCGGTGAGCCGAGTGCGA
Coding sequences within it:
- a CDS encoding FAD:protein FMN transferase, with product MKRVVFIFIAAVVLAACGTSEPPVQETPPSTFQNMVITGEAQGTTYTIRYIEDTVDYKTQVDSILLRIDQDLSTWVPSSLINQINAFDRTDTVFAFYDSTKYFSVMFDVSREIWNKTDGAFDPTVYPLVDLWGFGLSNRGDVNDEAVMEAQSKVGMMEANIDMIELEENYLYQTTWIRKGQEGVRLDFNAIAQGFSVDLITEFLEEQGVNNYMVELGGEVSCKGVNAEGNAWRIAIDKPKDDGEREFQAIVNVRNKAVATSGNYRKFYEVDGVRYSHTIDPRTGYPVTHSLLSATVMASDCATADAYATSFMVMGKDDAIAFIEDGMVSGLEVYLIYDEGGVYKTWMTAGMNEVIEELNDL
- a CDS encoding acyloxyacyl hydrolase, producing MAHDSKVYFFSSFFRPIGRNASLLVLLVVLSVSALAQAPNSFRIGGNYGLVVPHRDDLKPLVTGNSVAITASAEWIVDGSKRWHYNYFRPRWGVELYAADLGNRAELGRQAALSLYTLLPIRRGERFEHFLLAAGGIGFTDTTWDLEDNTKAIALGSPLNASVILGVQSDYYLSDHWHIGASLRMTHLSNGAYTLPNLGINNLTVGLQAVYHINPIVPLPEGIWTSVLPRGRAHYAMLLTGVKENLPPGGPKFSVHTFSYAYEFRPSWKRGWSIRSDLFYNMAAAQLLGEEGQSDVLDMVQHGVALSYNQHFGRLRFDLMMGAYTFTRYKGNGTFYHRFSLRYDITEDWQCMIGLKTHWAKADYPEFGIGYRIF